A stretch of Candidatus Bipolaricaulota bacterium DNA encodes these proteins:
- the rpsC gene encoding 30S ribosomal protein S3 codes for MGKKINPIIFRINKVKTWTSRWFANGNDFRKFLKQDTQVKSYLRKKLRESFLAGIEIERSANEIKIYLFSARPGTIIGKGGAGIEDLKKDVKKRFFEEKDNINIIIKEVNQPNLNACLIAQSIAFDIERRIPFRRAIKQGLSKTDRAGAKGAKIIVSGRLNGAEIARTEKVVLGKLPLHTIRADIDYALEEAHTTYGVIGVKVWIFRGEKFDKSSKEIKR; via the coding sequence ATGGGAAAGAAGATAAATCCAATTATATTTCGGATCAATAAAGTGAAGACTTGGACTTCTCGCTGGTTTGCCAATGGCAATGATTTTCGAAAATTCCTGAAACAAGACACCCAAGTGAAATCGTATTTGAGAAAAAAGCTTCGAGAATCGTTTTTGGCTGGAATTGAGATTGAAAGATCGGCTAATGAGATAAAGATTTATTTGTTTTCCGCCAGACCGGGAACAATTATCGGCAAGGGCGGTGCGGGGATCGAAGATTTGAAAAAAGACGTGAAAAAAAGATTTTTTGAAGAAAAGGATAATATCAATATTATCATTAAGGAAGTGAATCAGCCGAATTTGAATGCCTGTTTGATAGCTCAAAGCATAGCCTTTGATATTGAAAGAAGAATCCCGTTCCGTCGAGCGATTAAGCAGGGGTTGTCAAAGACCGACCGGGCCGGAGCCAAGGGCGCGAAAATCATCGTATCCGGCAGGTTGAACGGAGCGGAAATCGCCAGAACCGAAAAGGTGGTGTTAGGCAAATTGCCGTTGCACACAATTCGAGCGGATATCGATTACGCGCTTGAGGAAGCTCATACGACCTACGGCGTTATCGGCGTTAAAGTTTGGATATTCCGCGGAGAAAAGTTTGATAAATCATCAAAAGAAATTAAAAGGTAA
- the rplW gene encoding 50S ribosomal protein L23 produces the protein MAGLLKKLKGEKKVTEKTKDAKDGASNDVVVAKSIGKKSKNISKKMDSEAYRCLLKPLITEKATELGAKNQYLFIVPTSANKAQIATKIEHVYGVKPVKVQTANFAGKKVRYGRSQGRKKSWKKAIVVLSAGDKIEIYEGV, from the coding sequence ATGGCCGGTTTACTAAAAAAATTAAAAGGCGAAAAGAAAGTAACGGAAAAAACAAAAGACGCTAAAGACGGAGCGTCCAATGATGTTGTTGTCGCCAAATCAATCGGCAAAAAATCTAAAAATATATCAAAGAAGATGGATTCTGAAGCGTACAGATGCTTGTTAAAGCCTTTAATCACTGAAAAGGCCACGGAATTGGGAGCCAAGAATCAATATCTTTTCATCGTGCCAACGAGCGCCAATAAAGCGCAAATCGCCACTAAAATAGAACATGTTTACGGCGTGAAGCCGGTTAAGGTGCAAACCGCTAATTTTGCGGGCAAAAAAGTCAGATATGGCAGAAGTCAAGGCAGAAAAAAATCATGGAAGAAAGCCATTGTGGTTTTGAGCGCGGGCGATAAAATTGAAATTTACGAAGGAGTTTAA
- the rplC gene encoding 50S ribosomal protein L3 yields MKFILGQKKEMTQVYEDGKVVPVTRIQAGPCYISAIKNLEKEGYKAVQVVFLPKKKGKKSNLLKGVGSANFYQFRKEFRVMGNDNILDNIKVGQEIKAAIFEKGDKVRMTGVSRGKGFQGVVKRHGFSGSPATHGHKDQLRMPGSIGAGGPAHVFKGTRMGGHMGDDQVSLAGVQIVVVDADKNELFVKGSVPGARNGLVILSNEQEFKIVEEKKVEEQPIEAPADEGVAPANESVGNDAVANEPAAEQPTQTKSNEEK; encoded by the coding sequence ATGAAGTTTATCTTAGGACAAAAAAAAGAAATGACTCAGGTTTATGAAGATGGCAAGGTAGTGCCGGTAACCAGAATCCAAGCTGGCCCGTGTTATATTTCCGCCATCAAAAATCTGGAAAAAGAAGGCTACAAAGCCGTGCAGGTGGTTTTTTTACCTAAGAAAAAAGGGAAGAAAAGCAATTTGTTAAAAGGTGTTGGCTCGGCCAATTTTTATCAATTCAGGAAAGAATTTAGAGTCATGGGAAATGACAATATTTTGGATAATATTAAAGTCGGCCAAGAAATCAAGGCCGCGATTTTTGAAAAAGGAGATAAGGTAAGGATGACCGGCGTGTCAAGGGGCAAAGGGTTTCAAGGCGTTGTCAAAAGACACGGCTTTAGCGGATCACCTGCGACTCACGGCCATAAAGATCAATTAAGAATGCCGGGATCTATCGGTGCGGGCGGACCGGCGCATGTTTTCAAAGGAACAAGAATGGGAGGCCATATGGGTGACGATCAGGTCAGTTTGGCCGGAGTTCAGATTGTAGTCGTTGACGCGGACAAAAACGAATTATTTGTAAAAGGATCCGTGCCGGGAGCCAGAAATGGCCTGGTCATTTTAAGCAATGAGCAAGAATTTAAAATAGTTGAAGAAAAAAAGGTTGAGGAACAACCAATCGAAGCTCCGGCTGATGAAGGGGTCGCTCCGGCGAACGAGAGCGTTGGAAATGACGCTGTCGCCAATGAGCCGGCAGCTGAGCAACCCACGCAAACTAAGTCCAATGAAGAAAAATAA
- the rplE gene encoding 50S ribosomal protein L5 produces MDRLREQYKKKVIPALKKKFNYGNDMQVPRLDKISLNIGISKGLKDSDYLESAKKVLLNISGQRPVETKAKKSIANFKIREGMVVGVKVTLRGPRMYDFVEKLVNVTLPRVRDFRGLDAGKFDGRGNYAIGFKEHIAFPEIKTDEIDKIHGLEINISTTAKNDAEGHELLKLLGFPFKEDKTN; encoded by the coding sequence ATGGATAGATTGAGAGAACAATATAAAAAGAAGGTCATTCCCGCGTTGAAAAAGAAGTTCAATTATGGAAATGATATGCAGGTCCCGAGATTGGATAAAATCTCGCTCAATATTGGAATTAGCAAAGGCTTGAAAGATTCGGATTATTTGGAATCAGCTAAGAAGGTTTTGTTGAATATATCGGGCCAACGTCCGGTGGAGACCAAAGCTAAAAAATCAATCGCCAATTTTAAGATAAGAGAAGGCATGGTGGTCGGCGTGAAAGTGACTTTGCGTGGACCGAGGATGTATGATTTTGTGGAAAAATTGGTAAATGTCACTTTGCCGCGAGTCAGGGATTTCCGAGGACTTGATGCGGGCAAATTCGATGGCCGAGGCAATTACGCGATCGGATTTAAAGAACATATCGCTTTTCCGGAAATAAAAACCGATGAAATAGATAAAATACATGGATTGGAAATCAATATTTCCACCACTGCGAAAAATGATGCCGAAGGGCATGAATTGCTAAAATTGCTCGGATTTCCTTTCAAGGAAGACAAGACCAATTAA
- a CDS encoding 30S ribosomal protein S5 — translation MMKSRKKREDREYNQQLIHLARVTRVMAGGKRMRFRAVVAIGDGRGKVGAGVAKGADVTVAINKAVEQAKKVLIDVPIVNQTIPHEIRVKYKAAKIMLKPAPAGTGIKAGSVIRQVLELAGVPNVVAKILGTRNKLVNVQAVMLALKSFKTTGLSMDKKAEKKTEPGSQREDRRYNSGRPKFQGKDNQPKKEKKDVNKK, via the coding sequence ATGATGAAAAGTAGAAAAAAAAGGGAAGATCGCGAGTATAACCAGCAGTTGATACACTTGGCTAGGGTTACACGCGTCATGGCCGGCGGAAAGAGAATGAGATTTCGCGCCGTGGTTGCCATTGGCGACGGCAGGGGCAAAGTGGGAGCCGGAGTCGCCAAGGGAGCTGATGTTACCGTGGCTATTAACAAGGCTGTCGAGCAAGCCAAGAAAGTTTTGATTGATGTGCCTATTGTAAATCAAACGATCCCTCATGAAATCAGAGTGAAATACAAAGCCGCTAAAATAATGTTAAAACCGGCTCCGGCCGGCACGGGCATTAAAGCCGGCAGTGTGATTCGTCAGGTTTTGGAATTGGCCGGAGTGCCGAACGTGGTGGCCAAGATTTTAGGCACCAGAAACAAATTGGTAAATGTGCAGGCGGTCATGCTCGCGTTGAAAAGTTTTAAAACCACCGGTCTTTCTATGGATAAAAAAGCTGAGAAAAAAACGGAACCCGGATCTCAGAGAGAAGATCGAAGATATAATAGCGGCAGACCCAAATTTCAGGGCAAAGACAACCAGCCCAAAAAGGAGAAGAAAGACGTTAACAAGAAATAA
- the rplO gene encoding 50S ribosomal protein L15 — protein MQLHTIKSADGKKRKRIGRGNSSGHGTYSGRGQKGQKSRSGGKKGLKLKGFKRSLLTIPKLRGFHSQFPKMQNVNLTDLEKRFNEGELVTPVTLADKNLIKDASFGVKILSDGKVAKKLQFKDCHFSKAAAEKIAAAGGVIESAKKDRPVSSDKKAEKK, from the coding sequence ATACAATTGCATACAATTAAATCCGCTGATGGGAAAAAAAGGAAAAGAATCGGACGAGGTAATTCTTCCGGTCACGGCACATATTCCGGCAGAGGTCAAAAGGGGCAGAAATCCCGTTCCGGCGGCAAAAAGGGTCTTAAACTCAAAGGTTTTAAGAGAAGTTTGCTTACCATTCCGAAATTGCGAGGATTTCATAGCCAGTTTCCCAAAATGCAAAATGTAAATTTAACCGATTTGGAAAAGAGATTTAACGAAGGCGAGCTCGTAACTCCGGTAACATTGGCGGATAAGAATCTTATAAAAGACGCGTCTTTTGGCGTTAAAATATTGTCCGACGGAAAAGTCGCCAAGAAATTGCAATTCAAAGATTGTCATTTTTCAAAGGCTGCGGCTGAAAAAATCGCGGCTGCCGGCGGCGTCATCGAAAGCGCAAAGAAGGACAGGCCGGTTTCGTCAGACAAGAAAGCTGAAAAAAAGTAA
- the rplB gene encoding 50S ribosomal protein L2: MGIKKVKPTTPGRRQFTLDDFADVTTGKSEKSLLTITKKKAGRGMYGRITVRHRGGGHKRFYRQIDFKRDKFDIEGDVREIEYDPNRNARIALIVYPDGEKRYIIAPTELKTGVKIISSKKIAEIKSGNAMPLEKIPAGLFVYNIELVPGHGGALVRAAGESAKLMAIEGKYAQLRLPSGEVRLVPKECMATIGQVSNPDIMHIKIGKAGRKRHMGIKPTVRGKAMNPVDHPHGGGEGHNPIGLKHPKTPWGKPALGVKTRKKKNISDRLILRRRKKRKK; this comes from the coding sequence ATGGGAATAAAGAAAGTAAAACCAACAACCCCGGGCAGACGCCAATTCACATTGGATGATTTTGCTGATGTCACGACCGGAAAATCCGAAAAATCATTGTTGACGATTACCAAGAAAAAGGCGGGTCGCGGCATGTATGGCAGAATTACGGTTAGGCATCGAGGCGGCGGTCACAAAAGGTTTTACCGACAAATAGATTTTAAAAGAGATAAATTTGATATAGAGGGAGATGTGCGGGAGATAGAATATGATCCGAACCGAAACGCGCGTATAGCTTTGATTGTGTATCCTGACGGAGAAAAAAGATACATCATTGCTCCTACCGAGTTAAAAACGGGCGTTAAAATAATCTCTTCAAAAAAAATCGCTGAAATCAAGTCGGGTAATGCCATGCCGCTTGAAAAAATACCCGCTGGTTTGTTTGTATATAATATAGAATTGGTTCCGGGACACGGCGGCGCTTTGGTTCGCGCGGCAGGAGAAAGCGCGAAGCTGATGGCTATTGAAGGGAAATACGCTCAGCTTAGATTGCCTTCCGGAGAAGTCAGATTGGTGCCGAAAGAATGTATGGCGACTATAGGACAGGTCAGCAATCCCGATATCATGCATATCAAGATCGGCAAAGCTGGTCGCAAGAGGCATATGGGCATCAAGCCGACGGTCAGAGGCAAAGCGATGAATCCCGTGGATCATCCTCATGGCGGCGGCGAGGGTCATAATCCGATCGGGTTGAAGCATCCGAAGACCCCGTGGGGCAAGCCCGCTCTTGGCGTTAAGACCAGGAAGAAAAAGAATATTTCGGATCGTTTGATACTTAGAAGGCGCAAGAAGAGAAAGAAATAA
- the secY gene encoding preprotein translocase subunit SecY, giving the protein MWEKLTQIWKIKDLRNSILYVLVMLAIFRFAAHIPIPGINLANLKEFFASNEILGLLNIFSGGGMENFSIVMMGVAPYITASIIFQLLGMIVPKLEEMQKEEVGRQKINMYTRIATIPLAVMQAYAMIRILGQSSQQIIADKSLFQYIAMIITISAGTMFLVWIGELISDKKIGNGISLIIFAGIVSRIPQIIQQTLINFDRSNLVTLVVFVAIALITIIGVVVITEGQRNIPVSYARRVRGMKMYGGSSTHLPLRVNQAGVIPIIFAISLILFPSMVAQFFVNAKTEFIAHLAQFVINVFQNQLFYGVLYFLLVFGFTYFYTAVIFHPGQIAENLQKQGGFIPGIRPGQHTEMYLSNTIKRITLIGALFLGVIAVLPLVMRQATGMTSLVIGGTSLLIVVSVVIETVKQIESQVVMRDYDGF; this is encoded by the coding sequence ATGTGGGAAAAATTGACCCAGATTTGGAAAATAAAAGATTTGCGAAACAGCATTTTGTACGTGCTGGTCATGTTGGCCATTTTTAGATTCGCGGCGCATATTCCGATTCCCGGCATCAATCTCGCCAACTTAAAAGAATTTTTCGCTTCCAATGAGATATTGGGATTGTTGAATATTTTTTCGGGCGGCGGCATGGAAAACTTTTCCATCGTGATGATGGGCGTGGCGCCGTACATTACAGCTTCCATTATTTTTCAGCTTTTGGGCATGATCGTGCCGAAGCTTGAAGAAATGCAAAAGGAAGAAGTCGGCAGACAGAAAATCAACATGTACACCAGGATTGCCACCATCCCATTGGCGGTAATGCAGGCGTACGCCATGATTCGAATTTTGGGACAATCGTCGCAACAGATCATTGCGGATAAAAGTCTTTTTCAATACATCGCCATGATCATCACCATATCGGCGGGCACCATGTTTTTGGTCTGGATCGGCGAATTGATTTCCGATAAAAAAATCGGCAACGGCATTTCATTGATAATTTTCGCCGGCATCGTTTCCAGAATCCCTCAAATCATTCAACAGACATTGATTAATTTCGATCGATCGAACTTGGTGACATTGGTGGTGTTTGTAGCCATCGCTTTGATTACGATTATCGGCGTGGTGGTAATTACCGAAGGACAGCGCAATATTCCGGTGTCTTACGCCAGACGCGTTCGCGGCATGAAAATGTACGGAGGCTCGAGCACTCATCTGCCGCTGCGAGTAAATCAGGCCGGCGTGATACCGATTATTTTCGCGATTTCTTTGATATTGTTTCCGTCCATGGTCGCTCAGTTTTTTGTCAACGCCAAGACCGAGTTTATCGCTCACTTGGCGCAGTTCGTAATCAATGTTTTTCAAAACCAGCTTTTTTACGGAGTGCTTTATTTCTTGTTGGTTTTCGGCTTCACTTATTTTTACACCGCCGTTATTTTCCATCCCGGACAGATTGCGGAAAATTTGCAAAAACAGGGCGGCTTTATTCCAGGCATCAGACCCGGTCAGCATACTGAAATGTATTTGAGCAATACCATCAAAAGAATCACTTTGATTGGCGCGTTGTTTTTGGGCGTGATCGCGGTTTTACCGCTGGTTATGAGGCAAGCCACGGGCATGACGTCGCTCGTGATCGGCGGCACCAGTTTGCTCATCGTGGTCAGCGTGGTTATTGAGACGGTGAAGCAGATAGAATCGCAAGTGGTAATGAGAGATTACGATGGGTTTTAA
- the rpmC gene encoding 50S ribosomal protein L29, with product MKISELRAKSDEQLREQYQELTNELRDQNFKLAIDQLKSVRDVRKKKKEIAKIFTILKERKAK from the coding sequence ATGAAGATTAGCGAATTACGAGCAAAATCTGATGAACAATTGCGAGAGCAATATCAAGAGCTGACGAATGAATTGCGTGATCAGAATTTTAAATTGGCGATTGATCAATTGAAAAGCGTCAGAGATGTCAGAAAGAAAAAGAAAGAAATCGCTAAAATTTTTACGATATTAAAAGAAAGAAAAGCGAAATAA
- the rplR gene encoding 50S ribosomal protein L18, whose product MNKEQKKNQRKYFRQRRVRAKIFGTAKCPRLAVYKSLLNCYVQLIDDTAGKTLLALDDRKIKGNKTERAAKLGEQVGAEALKKKIEQVVFDRGGFKYHGRVKAVAESARAAGLKF is encoded by the coding sequence ATGAACAAAGAACAGAAAAAAAATCAACGAAAATATTTCAGACAAAGGCGTGTTCGCGCCAAGATTTTTGGTACGGCAAAATGTCCGAGATTGGCGGTTTATAAAAGTCTGTTGAATTGTTATGTTCAATTGATCGATGATACGGCGGGAAAAACTTTGTTAGCCTTGGATGATCGAAAAATCAAAGGCAATAAAACGGAACGCGCGGCCAAATTGGGAGAGCAGGTCGGGGCCGAGGCATTGAAGAAAAAAATAGAACAAGTTGTTTTTGATCGCGGCGGATTCAAATATCATGGAAGAGTTAAGGCTGTGGCGGAAAGCGCGAGAGCCGCGGGTTTGAAATTTTAA
- the rpsQ gene encoding 30S ribosomal protein S17: MEEKKPKIYRKFQGTIVSDKMDKTVVVLISRSKMHPRYLKRYTLTNKLKAHDEKNQYKTGDVVEIQECRPLSKDKKWRVIKKIK; the protein is encoded by the coding sequence ATGGAAGAAAAAAAACCGAAAATTTATCGAAAATTTCAAGGAACGATTGTCAGCGATAAAATGGACAAGACTGTCGTGGTTTTGATTTCCAGATCCAAAATGCACCCGAGATATCTGAAAAGATATACTTTGACCAATAAATTGAAAGCTCATGATGAGAAAAATCAGTATAAGACGGGTGATGTGGTCGAAATTCAGGAATGTCGACCTTTGAGTAAAGATAAAAAATGGCGCGTGATTAAAAAGATAAAATAA
- the rplF gene encoding 50S ribosomal protein L6, producing the protein MSRIGKKPIEIPNNVQVSLDGTKVSVKGPKGELFQEIHQSIKFEKTDNELVCKIVGDAKKSNAFWGLYRSLVNNMIVGVTEGFEKKMEINGVGYKANVVGKKLTLNVGYSHPVEFELPEGIDAKVDGNVITISGIDKQLVGEVAANIRKVRKPEPYKGKGIKYVDEVIIRKAGKTAKSGE; encoded by the coding sequence ATGTCTAGAATTGGTAAAAAACCGATAGAGATCCCGAATAATGTCCAAGTCAGTTTGGATGGAACGAAAGTCAGCGTCAAGGGACCAAAGGGTGAATTGTTTCAGGAAATTCATCAGAGTATTAAATTTGAAAAAACCGATAATGAGCTTGTTTGTAAAATCGTCGGTGACGCGAAAAAGTCAAACGCTTTCTGGGGGTTGTACCGAAGCTTGGTGAATAATATGATTGTTGGCGTTACGGAAGGGTTTGAAAAAAAAATGGAGATCAATGGCGTCGGTTACAAGGCCAATGTCGTGGGGAAGAAGCTGACCTTAAACGTCGGTTATTCTCATCCGGTGGAATTCGAATTGCCCGAGGGCATTGATGCGAAAGTAGATGGTAACGTTATTACCATTTCGGGCATTGATAAGCAATTGGTCGGAGAAGTGGCCGCCAATATCAGAAAAGTCAGAAAGCCCGAACCGTATAAAGGCAAAGGCATTAAATATGTGGATGAAGTAATTATCCGAAAAGCCGGCAAGACCGCCAAATCCGGCGAATAA
- the rplX gene encoding 50S ribosomal protein L24, with protein MNIKIKKGDKVQIVCGKDRLKKTKKGEKTYKANQGKVLQVLPEAEKIVVEGLNIRIKHVKPKKMGEKGQKIELPAAMDISNVMLVCSKCNKTTRVGFSVNKNEEGKSKKVRICKKCKETID; from the coding sequence ATGAATATTAAGATAAAAAAAGGCGATAAAGTCCAAATAGTCTGCGGCAAGGATAGATTGAAAAAGACTAAAAAGGGCGAGAAAACATACAAAGCCAATCAGGGAAAGGTTTTGCAGGTTTTGCCTGAGGCGGAAAAAATTGTCGTTGAAGGATTAAATATTAGAATTAAGCATGTCAAACCGAAGAAAATGGGAGAAAAGGGACAGAAGATAGAATTGCCGGCCGCGATGGATATTTCCAATGTTATGTTGGTTTGCTCGAAATGCAATAAAACAACCAGAGTGGGTTTTTCGGTAAACAAGAACGAAGAAGGTAAAAGCAAAAAGGTTAGAATATGCAAAAAATGTAAAGAAACTATAGATTAA
- the rpsS gene encoding 30S ribosomal protein S19 — protein sequence MARSLKKGPYIDEKLMIKVSKLKPEDNKVIKTWARASTITPEMVGFKFGVHNGRDHVEVAVSEDMVGHKLGEFSQTRKFPGHGGRMAKEQAKTGK from the coding sequence ATGGCAAGAAGTCTTAAAAAAGGACCATATATAGACGAAAAGCTCATGATAAAAGTCTCGAAGCTAAAGCCGGAAGACAATAAAGTTATCAAAACATGGGCCAGAGCCTCTACGATTACCCCTGAGATGGTGGGTTTTAAATTCGGAGTGCACAATGGACGAGATCATGTGGAAGTGGCGGTGAGCGAAGATATGGTCGGCCATAAATTGGGTGAATTTTCCCAAACCAGAAAATTTCCGGGTCATGGAGGCAGAATGGCCAAAGAACAGGCAAAAACCGGGAAATAA
- the rplP gene encoding 50S ribosomal protein L16 has product MLLPKKVKHRKWHKGRGRNRQSHATSMTEVSFGDYGIKAITGCWIDSRQIEAARRAITRYIKRGGKVWIRIFPDKPVTAKGSQSTMGGGKGAPEKFVVIVKPGAVMFEISGVSREVARESMRLAGHKLPVITKFVEKK; this is encoded by the coding sequence ATGTTATTACCGAAAAAAGTAAAACATAGAAAATGGCATAAGGGCCGAGGCAGAAACAGGCAGTCGCATGCCACCTCGATGACCGAAGTTTCTTTTGGCGATTATGGAATAAAGGCAATCACCGGATGTTGGATAGATTCCAGGCAGATTGAAGCCGCGAGAAGAGCCATTACCAGATATATCAAACGAGGCGGAAAAGTATGGATCAGAATTTTCCCGGACAAACCGGTGACGGCCAAAGGCAGTCAGTCCACCATGGGTGGCGGCAAAGGAGCTCCGGAAAAATTCGTTGTGATTGTTAAACCGGGCGCTGTCATGTTTGAAATTTCCGGGGTATCGCGAGAAGTGGCGCGCGAATCAATGCGTCTTGCCGGTCATAAATTGCCGGTTATAACGAAATTCGTTGAGAAAAAATAA
- the rpsJ gene encoding 30S ribosomal protein S10, with translation MAVKEKEKSASRIRIKIKAYDHKIIDQATKTIMEAGERTGATICGPVPLPVEMKKYTVNRSTFVHKDARDQYEMRVHKRLIDILNPTPQTVDALMSLNLPAGVDVEIKM, from the coding sequence ATGGCAGTGAAAGAAAAAGAGAAAAGCGCTTCTAGAATTCGTATCAAGATAAAGGCATACGACCATAAAATTATTGATCAAGCAACCAAAACTATAATGGAAGCCGGAGAAAGAACAGGAGCCACTATTTGTGGCCCTGTTCCTTTGCCGGTTGAAATGAAGAAGTACACGGTTAATAGATCAACTTTTGTTCATAAGGATGCCAGAGATCAATACGAGATGAGAGTGCATAAGCGATTGATTGATATTTTAAATCCGACTCCGCAGACAGTGGACGCCTTGATGAGCTTGAATTTGCCCGCGGGCGTGGATGTTGAGATCAAAATGTAA
- the rplD gene encoding 50S ribosomal protein L4 — protein sequence MLKAKVYNKAGQEVKTIDLPKSIFGIEPKTEVINQALVAQRCNGRQVLAHAKTKAEVRGGGRKPWKQKGTGRARHGSNRSPIWIGGGVTFGPSRDRNFEKKINKKVRRKAIAMVLTDRFESGVMKLVDRLDFEAAKTKQAAEVMKNLELSKSVLVVIEKTDQLVIRAFHNIPKTLVVRADSLNVYDLLKYKNLLMTADSVSAIVETFVKETKADVDNNSDK from the coding sequence ATGTTAAAAGCCAAGGTTTACAATAAAGCCGGACAAGAAGTCAAAACCATTGATTTGCCAAAATCCATTTTTGGAATAGAACCGAAGACGGAAGTGATCAATCAAGCGTTGGTCGCGCAAAGATGCAATGGCCGTCAGGTTTTGGCTCATGCCAAGACCAAAGCTGAAGTTCGCGGCGGAGGCAGAAAGCCTTGGAAGCAAAAAGGCACCGGCCGCGCCAGACACGGTTCCAACAGATCACCGATTTGGATCGGCGGTGGAGTGACTTTCGGTCCGAGCAGAGATCGCAATTTTGAAAAGAAAATAAACAAGAAAGTGCGACGCAAAGCGATTGCCATGGTTTTAACGGATCGATTTGAAAGCGGCGTTATGAAGCTGGTGGATAGATTGGATTTTGAGGCCGCGAAAACAAAGCAGGCGGCAGAGGTCATGAAGAATTTGGAATTAAGCAAGAGCGTGCTGGTGGTTATCGAAAAAACCGATCAGCTCGTGATCAGAGCATTCCATAATATTCCGAAGACTTTAGTGGTGAGGGCGGACAGTCTCAATGTGTACGATTTATTGAAATATAAAAATTTATTAATGACCGCGGATTCCGTCAGCGCCATTGTTGAGACGTTTGTCAAAGAAACAAAAGCTGACGTTGACAATAATAGCGATAAATAA
- a CDS encoding type Z 30S ribosomal protein S14: MATKAQIIKSNKKPKFSTRKVRRCWKCGRKRGYMRDFDLCRICFRELAEKGEIPGITRSSW, from the coding sequence ATGGCTACTAAAGCGCAAATAATAAAATCGAACAAGAAACCCAAATTTTCGACCAGGAAAGTTCGGAGATGTTGGAAGTGCGGTCGAAAAAGGGGCTACATGAGAGATTTCGATTTGTGTAGAATATGCTTCCGTGAATTGGCGGAAAAAGGGGAAATCCCAGGAATTACAAGAAGTAGCTGGTAA
- the rplN gene encoding 50S ribosomal protein L14 yields MIQNRAMLMSADNTGAKKLQCIKVLGGYKKRYARLGDIITVSVKEAKPHSSVKKGDVLHAVLVRVRKETKREDGTYIRFDDNAAIIVDKKTKELKGTRVFGPVARELRKKGFTKIVSLAPEVL; encoded by the coding sequence ATGATACAAAATCGAGCAATGTTAATGTCAGCGGATAATACCGGAGCCAAAAAACTCCAGTGCATTAAGGTGCTTGGCGGATATAAGAAGAGATACGCTCGACTCGGAGATATTATCACCGTTTCGGTCAAGGAAGCCAAACCGCACTCTTCGGTGAAAAAGGGAGACGTGCTGCATGCGGTTTTGGTTCGAGTGCGAAAAGAAACGAAAAGAGAAGACGGCACTTATATCAGATTTGATGATAACGCGGCAATTATTGTTGATAAAAAAACCAAAGAATTGAAAGGCACCCGTGTTTTCGGACCGGTCGCCAGGGAATTAAGAAAGAAGGGTTTTACCAAGATAGTATCTTTGGCGCCCGAGGTTTTATAA
- the rpsH gene encoding 30S ribosomal protein S8, with protein MTDPIADMLTRIRNASAVKKLEVVIPFSKIKQSIADILVEEGFIEEVKKKEEIFPELILKLKYNNNKSVIRHIQRISKSGRRVYAGKDKLPIVLNNLGIAILSTSKGIMTNRKAKKSGVGGEVICEIY; from the coding sequence ATGACAGATCCTATCGCTGACATGTTAACTAGAATTCGAAACGCTTCAGCCGTCAAAAAGCTTGAAGTGGTTATTCCTTTTTCAAAGATCAAGCAATCGATCGCTGACATTTTGGTTGAAGAAGGTTTCATCGAAGAGGTTAAAAAAAAGGAAGAAATTTTTCCGGAACTGATTTTGAAATTGAAATATAATAACAATAAGTCGGTGATAAGGCATATTCAAAGAATCAGCAAGAGCGGACGACGCGTTTATGCGGGAAAAGACAAGTTGCCGATTGTTTTAAATAATTTAGGAATTGCCATCCTTTCAACATCCAAAGGCATCATGACCAACAGGAAAGCGAAAAAATCGGGTGTTGGAGGAGAAGTGATTTGTGAAATTTATTAA